In Myxococcales bacterium, a single genomic region encodes these proteins:
- a CDS encoding HAMP domain-containing protein, which translates to MSVRTRLLLGFVSIVLVVTAATLVLLDRTIGRDLRDGTDDRLRRQALGVMKWLDTAGQPERLAPRLAGVVNARVTIVSGDGVVLGDSERAGDVGLAVGDAPEVRAARAGAVGRAVRTLPPDGGEAYLVAVRAPDGRVIRLSVPMTGLAATRRALRLQLALAALVGLAVALGLGVLAIRAIVRPLHAMTRDAARVARGDYAIGPPAPTKDELGVLSRALVGLAGEVQAQVGALTRERDRSLAVIGAMVEGVIVVEADGAVTLTNPAADRLVDPAAPLPDALIAPLSSARAGAPIEDEIELRGRTVRINVRPLPARRGAVCVLHDVSRLRALEVVRREFLANAAHELRTPITAIAGFAETLADDELEPAMRREFVATIARNADRIARLVAGLLELERQGTRPEAREPGRAIALAPMVAACVATAAAARPGAAAVAIDVAAELAVRGDHERLEQIVQNLIDNAHKHGAAPIAVTARADGGRVRLMVADGGAAIAPAQRERVFERFYRGAAARRGEGSGLGLAIARAAAEAMGGTLAVVDGPGGGTAFALELEQA; encoded by the coding sequence GTGTCGGTCCGCACGCGGCTCCTGCTCGGGTTCGTCTCGATCGTCCTGGTGGTGACCGCCGCGACGCTGGTCCTGCTCGATCGCACGATCGGGCGCGACCTCCGCGACGGCACCGACGACCGCCTGCGCCGGCAGGCGCTGGGCGTGATGAAGTGGCTCGACACCGCGGGCCAGCCCGAGCGCCTGGCGCCGCGCCTGGCCGGCGTGGTCAACGCGCGCGTGACGATCGTCAGCGGCGACGGCGTGGTCCTCGGCGACTCCGAGCGGGCCGGCGACGTCGGGCTCGCGGTCGGCGACGCGCCCGAGGTGCGCGCGGCCCGGGCCGGCGCGGTCGGCCGCGCGGTGCGGACCCTGCCGCCCGACGGGGGCGAGGCCTACCTGGTCGCGGTGCGCGCGCCCGACGGCCGGGTCATCCGGCTGTCGGTGCCGATGACCGGGCTCGCGGCGACCCGGCGCGCGCTGCGGCTGCAGCTGGCGCTGGCGGCGCTGGTCGGCCTGGCGGTGGCGCTGGGCCTCGGCGTCCTGGCGATCCGGGCGATCGTCCGGCCGCTGCACGCGATGACCCGCGACGCCGCGCGGGTCGCCCGCGGCGACTACGCGATCGGCCCGCCGGCCCCGACCAAGGACGAGCTGGGGGTGCTGTCGCGGGCGCTGGTCGGCCTGGCCGGCGAGGTCCAGGCTCAGGTCGGCGCGCTGACCCGCGAGCGCGATCGATCGCTGGCGGTGATCGGCGCGATGGTCGAGGGCGTGATCGTGGTCGAGGCCGACGGCGCGGTGACGCTGACCAACCCGGCCGCGGATCGCCTGGTCGATCCGGCGGCGCCGCTGCCGGACGCGCTGATCGCGCCGCTGAGCTCGGCCCGCGCCGGCGCGCCGATCGAGGACGAGATCGAGCTGCGCGGCCGCACCGTCCGCATCAACGTGCGCCCGCTGCCGGCCCGCCGCGGCGCGGTGTGCGTGCTGCACGACGTGTCGCGGCTGCGCGCGCTCGAGGTGGTCCGGCGCGAGTTCCTGGCCAACGCCGCCCACGAGCTGCGCACGCCGATCACCGCGATCGCCGGGTTCGCCGAGACGCTCGCCGATGACGAGCTCGAGCCGGCGATGCGGCGCGAGTTCGTCGCGACGATCGCGCGCAACGCCGATCGGATCGCGCGGCTGGTCGCGGGCCTGCTCGAGCTCGAGCGCCAGGGCACGCGGCCCGAGGCGCGCGAGCCGGGGCGGGCGATCGCGCTGGCGCCAATGGTGGCGGCGTGCGTCGCCACCGCGGCGGCGGCGCGGCCGGGCGCGGCGGCGGTCGCGATCGACGTCGCCGCCGAGCTGGCGGTGCGCGGCGATCACGAGCGGCTCGAGCAGATCGTCCAGAACCTGATCGACAACGCCCACAAGCACGGCGCGGCGCCGATCGCGGTGACCGCGCGCGCGGACGGCGGGCGGGTGCGGCTGATGGTGGCCGACGGCGGCGCGGCGATCGCGCCGGCGCAGCGCGAGCGGGTGTTCGAGCGGTTCTACCGCGGGGCCGCGGCGCGACGCGGGGAGGGGTCGGGGCTGGGCCTGGCGATCGCGCGGGCCGCCGCCGAGGCGATGGGCGGGACGCTGGCCGTGGTCGATGGGCCGGGCGGAGGGACAGCGTTCGCGCTCGAGCTCGAGCAGGCGTGA
- a CDS encoding response regulator: MRKRILVVEDEPDVARLLDYHLRAAGYDVAVAATVAEARARVRAEPPTVVLLDVMLPDGDGFALCQALRADPTCAAVGIIMLTARADPDDRITGLEVGADDYVTKPFVVREVVLRVAALAGRLAERSTPAAGGPIRLGPLTIDPIAHVVTADDAALALRPLEYKLLVTLAAAPGRVFSREDLLGAVWDIHGNVNTRTVDVHVRRLRQSLGAAADWVETVHGFGYRARKDEPGA; encoded by the coding sequence ATGCGCAAGCGGATCCTGGTGGTCGAGGACGAGCCCGACGTGGCGCGCCTGCTCGACTACCACCTGCGCGCGGCCGGGTACGACGTCGCCGTCGCGGCGACCGTGGCCGAGGCCCGCGCCCGGGTGCGGGCCGAGCCACCGACGGTCGTGCTGCTCGACGTCATGCTGCCCGACGGCGACGGCTTCGCGCTGTGCCAGGCGCTGCGGGCCGACCCGACCTGCGCCGCCGTCGGCATCATCATGCTGACCGCGCGCGCCGATCCCGACGATCGGATCACCGGCCTCGAGGTCGGCGCCGACGACTACGTGACCAAGCCGTTCGTCGTGCGCGAGGTGGTCTTGCGGGTCGCGGCGCTGGCCGGGCGCCTGGCCGAGCGCTCGACCCCGGCCGCGGGCGGGCCGATCCGGCTCGGGCCCCTGACGATCGATCCGATCGCGCACGTGGTCACCGCCGACGACGCCGCGCTGGCGCTGCGCCCGCTCGAGTACAAGCTCCTGGTCACGCTGGCCGCGGCGCCGGGGCGGGTGTTCTCGCGCGAGGATCTGCTGGGCGCGGTCTGGGACATCCACGGCAACGTCAACACCCGCACCGTCGACGTCCACGTCCGGCGCCTGCGCCAGAGCCTCGGCGCCGCGGCCGACTGGGTCGAGACGGTCCACGGCTTCGGCTACCGCGCGCGCAAGGACGAGCCGGGCGCCTGA
- the modA gene encoding molybdate ABC transporter substrate-binding protein: MTIRCRWLVALALVVGLGGCRKHAPSGTVRVAAAADLARAFEEVGRAFKAKTGTNVVFTFGSSGLLAKQLGEGAPFDLYAAASKSYVTQVVDKGACDGATRAMYGRGRLVVWSKGQALATPADLAEPRFAKIAIANPDHAPYGKAAKQALERLGLWDQVSPKLVFAENVQVTMQWAQDGSADASIVALSLATVTTGGTSIPVDPANHDPLDQELVVCGKGAGRAGAEAFAAFVASPAGRDIMRNYGFRLPGE, encoded by the coding sequence ATGACGATCCGCTGTCGATGGCTGGTAGCGCTGGCGCTGGTGGTCGGGCTCGGGGGCTGCCGCAAGCACGCGCCGAGCGGCACCGTCCGCGTCGCCGCCGCCGCCGATCTGGCCCGCGCGTTCGAGGAGGTCGGCCGCGCCTTCAAGGCCAAGACCGGCACCAACGTGGTCTTCACGTTCGGCTCGTCGGGCTTGCTCGCCAAGCAGCTCGGCGAGGGCGCGCCGTTCGATCTCTACGCCGCCGCGTCGAAGTCGTACGTCACCCAGGTGGTCGACAAGGGCGCCTGCGACGGCGCGACCCGCGCGATGTACGGTCGCGGGCGGCTGGTGGTGTGGAGCAAGGGCCAGGCCCTGGCCACGCCCGCCGACCTGGCGGAGCCGCGCTTCGCCAAGATCGCGATCGCCAACCCCGACCACGCCCCTTACGGGAAGGCCGCCAAGCAGGCGCTCGAGCGCCTGGGCCTGTGGGACCAGGTGTCACCGAAGCTGGTCTTCGCCGAGAACGTCCAGGTGACGATGCAGTGGGCCCAGGACGGCTCGGCCGACGCGTCGATCGTCGCGCTGTCGCTCGCGACCGTGACCACCGGCGGCACCTCGATCCCGGTCGATCCCGCCAACCACGATCCGCTCGACCAGGAGCTGGTGGTGTGCGGCAAGGGCGCCGGCCGCGCCGGGGCCGAGGCCTTCGCCGCGTTCGTGGCGTCGCCGGCGGGGCGCGACATCATGCGCAACTACGGCTTCCGGCTGCCCGGCGAGTGA
- a CDS encoding sulfite exporter TauE/SafE family protein: protein MDAATALALIGAGIAAGALNTLAGGGSLIFVPALMLSGMDGTVANASSRVAIFMQCVAGAAAFARGGHLPTAAARSIVPPVLVGAAAGAYVATQISNRIYTPLLLGTLALMALALIINPRRFAPPSDATPRAVRGAPAILGLVAAGFYGGVLQAGAGFVFLAILAAGLRYDLVRANALKALVMLIYVALTAGVFIAYGMVRWAPALVLGAGAIVGAIAAARLAMTPRGAALTKGVVVIAVLALLVVMITRL from the coding sequence GTGGACGCCGCCACCGCGCTCGCGCTGATCGGAGCCGGCATCGCGGCGGGCGCGCTCAACACGCTGGCCGGCGGCGGCTCGCTGATCTTCGTGCCGGCGCTGATGTTGTCGGGCATGGACGGCACGGTGGCCAACGCCTCGAGCCGGGTCGCGATCTTCATGCAGTGCGTCGCCGGCGCGGCCGCGTTCGCGCGCGGCGGGCACCTGCCGACCGCGGCCGCGCGCTCGATCGTGCCGCCGGTGCTGGTCGGCGCCGCGGCCGGGGCCTACGTCGCCACCCAGATCTCGAACCGGATCTACACGCCGCTCTTGCTCGGCACGCTCGCGCTGATGGCGCTGGCGCTGATCATCAACCCGCGTCGGTTCGCGCCGCCGTCCGACGCGACGCCGCGCGCGGTCCGCGGCGCGCCGGCGATCCTGGGGCTGGTCGCCGCCGGCTTCTACGGCGGCGTGCTCCAGGCCGGCGCCGGGTTCGTGTTCCTGGCGATCCTGGCCGCCGGCCTCCGCTACGACCTGGTCCGGGCCAACGCGCTCAAGGCGCTGGTGATGCTCATCTACGTCGCGCTGACCGCGGGCGTGTTCATCGCCTACGGCATGGTCCGCTGGGCGCCGGCGCTGGTGCTCGGGGCCGGCGCGATCGTGGGCGCGATCGCCGCCGCGCGCCTGGCGATGACGCCCCGGGGCGCCGCGCTGACCAAGGGCGTGGTCGTGATCGCGGTGCTGGCGCTCCTGGTCGTGATGATCACGCGGCTGTGA
- a CDS encoding alkaline phosphatase has product MRRAAVVIVLAAIACGDQRRAEPDAGVDAVIDAPSDAGLDARVGAAPAVILLIGDGMGVGQLDTASLYRHGATGRLAMQGLPHRGQVRTGSPSGITDSAAAATVMATGVYTYNGAIGVDRHGVAVETLVERAHARGWSTGLVTTTTLPHATPAGFAAHVGSRGQLVDIADQLVRVTHPDVMLGGGSLYFAPQGPGSVRADDGLYDDLDLAGYTRVGTAAELSAAVAAGVPRLFGVFTPDLMTYVAARRPDTTEPMLLDMARAALTTLDRDPHGFFVMIEGGRIDHGGHAEDLIDSVQETLAFDDTVAAVAAWARARGNTTVLVTADHECGGLEVVAPAPAGTYPTVRWRWGAHTNARVPVFADGPGAALVDGAVIDHRWIYAIARAQLDRGAMIVPGREPIPDGELGDLRHRAVVQQVASEFGAGQNQLDALWLDATADGLYLGVEGLFAWDVNTVEVWIDVDPGAGTGFSSPAGSVTDVIGAVDRVLAASRVSAPAVAFGADLAVVSVGGGDPHVEDFRDDAGARALRPPLGQPQSLGWLRAAINFGAVRTRATPMAPATGQGLEAFVPWVALYPGGAVPRGARLRLAVVLVNTTGEFTSNQFLPPLPPGSHNPGTTLTPLPGVVEYVLDADDDGVVDGDTPPVVLR; this is encoded by the coding sequence ATGCGTCGAGCCGCGGTCGTGATCGTGCTCGCGGCGATCGCGTGCGGCGATCAGCGGCGGGCCGAGCCCGACGCCGGCGTCGACGCCGTGATCGACGCGCCCAGCGACGCCGGCCTCGACGCTCGGGTCGGGGCCGCGCCCGCGGTGATCCTGCTCATCGGCGACGGCATGGGCGTCGGGCAGCTGGACACCGCGTCGCTGTACCGCCACGGCGCCACCGGGCGCCTGGCGATGCAGGGGCTGCCGCACCGCGGCCAGGTCCGGACCGGCAGCCCGTCGGGCATCACCGACTCGGCCGCCGCCGCGACCGTGATGGCGACCGGGGTCTACACCTACAACGGCGCGATCGGCGTCGATCGCCACGGCGTCGCGGTCGAGACCCTGGTCGAGCGCGCCCACGCCCGCGGCTGGTCGACCGGGCTGGTGACCACGACCACGCTGCCCCACGCCACGCCGGCCGGGTTCGCCGCCCACGTCGGCTCGCGCGGCCAGCTCGTCGACATCGCCGATCAGCTGGTGCGGGTGACCCACCCCGACGTGATGCTCGGCGGCGGCTCGCTGTACTTCGCGCCCCAGGGGCCCGGCTCGGTGCGGGCCGACGACGGGCTCTACGACGACCTCGACCTGGCCGGCTACACCCGGGTCGGCACCGCCGCCGAGCTCTCGGCCGCGGTCGCGGCCGGGGTGCCGCGGCTGTTCGGCGTGTTCACGCCCGATCTGATGACCTACGTCGCGGCCCGCCGCCCCGACACCACCGAGCCGATGTTGCTCGACATGGCGCGGGCCGCGCTGACCACGCTCGATCGCGATCCCCACGGCTTCTTCGTCATGATCGAGGGCGGGCGGATCGATCACGGCGGCCACGCCGAGGATCTGATCGACTCGGTCCAGGAGACGCTGGCGTTCGACGACACCGTCGCCGCGGTCGCGGCCTGGGCCCGGGCCCGCGGCAACACCACGGTGCTCGTCACGGCCGATCACGAGTGCGGCGGCCTCGAGGTCGTGGCGCCGGCGCCGGCCGGCACCTATCCGACGGTGCGCTGGCGCTGGGGCGCCCACACCAACGCCCGGGTCCCGGTCTTCGCCGACGGCCCCGGCGCGGCGCTGGTCGACGGCGCGGTGATCGATCATCGCTGGATCTACGCGATCGCCCGGGCCCAGCTCGATCGCGGCGCGATGATCGTGCCGGGCCGCGAGCCGATCCCCGACGGCGAGCTCGGCGACCTGCGCCACCGCGCGGTCGTGCAGCAGGTGGCCAGCGAGTTCGGCGCCGGCCAGAACCAGCTCGACGCGCTGTGGCTCGACGCCACCGCCGACGGGCTCTACCTCGGCGTCGAGGGCCTGTTCGCGTGGGACGTCAACACCGTCGAGGTCTGGATCGACGTCGACCCCGGCGCCGGCACCGGCTTCAGCAGCCCGGCCGGCAGCGTCACCGACGTCATCGGCGCGGTCGACCGGGTGCTGGCGGCGTCGCGGGTGTCGGCGCCGGCGGTCGCGTTCGGCGCCGACCTCGCGGTCGTGTCGGTCGGCGGCGGCGATCCGCACGTCGAGGACTTCCGCGACGACGCCGGGGCCCGCGCGCTGCGCCCGCCGCTGGGCCAGCCCCAGAGCCTGGGCTGGCTGCGCGCCGCGATCAACTTCGGGGCGGTCCGCACCCGCGCGACGCCGATGGCGCCGGCGACCGGGCAGGGGCTCGAGGCGTTCGTGCCGTGGGTGGCGCTGTACCCCGGCGGCGCGGTGCCGCGGGGCGCGCGGCTGCGGCTGGCCGTGGTGCTCGTCAACACCACCGGCGAGTTCACGTCCAACCAGTTCCTGCCGCCGCTGCCGCCCGGCAGCCACAACCCGGGCACCACGCTGACGCCGCTGCCGGGCGTGGTCGAGTACGTGCTCGACGCCGACGACGACGGCGTGGTCGACGGCGACACGCCGCCGGTCGTGCTGCGCTGA
- a CDS encoding PEGA domain-containing protein has product MQPRRGGTPKIVPVLVSIGVAAGTFSGLYFGLGTAKDEAVADPSTTGSGSDSAPTPDVAAGTAGPAAGSDGAAGSGSGADVAAGAGADVAAGSGSGSDVAAGSGADVAAGSGAGSDVAAGSGSGSGVAAGAGSDVAAGSGAGSAVGSGSGSAQPAIVTATLTFSVTPADATITVDGAFVTGGSIGIQLKNGKKTVRVVAKAAGYRSYDKKLTYTSDASVNIKLVKRSGGSSGGSSGGSSHGPGDKIDI; this is encoded by the coding sequence ATGCAACCCCGCCGCGGCGGCACCCCCAAGATCGTGCCCGTGCTCGTGTCGATCGGCGTCGCCGCCGGCACGTTCTCGGGCCTGTACTTCGGCCTCGGCACCGCGAAGGACGAGGCCGTCGCCGACCCGTCGACGACCGGCTCGGGCTCGGACTCGGCGCCGACCCCCGATGTCGCCGCGGGCACCGCCGGCCCGGCCGCGGGTTCCGACGGCGCCGCGGGCTCGGGCTCGGGCGCGGACGTCGCCGCGGGCGCGGGCGCGGACGTCGCCGCGGGCTCAGGCTCGGGCTCGGACGTCGCCGCGGGCTCGGGCGCGGACGTCGCCGCGGGCTCAGGCGCGGGCTCGGACGTCGCCGCGGGCTCGGGCTCGGGCTCGGGCGTCGCCGCGGGCGCGGGCTCGGACGTCGCCGCGGGCTCCGGCGCGGGCTCCGCCGTCGGAAGCGGATCGGGGAGCGCCCAGCCGGCGATCGTGACCGCGACGCTGACCTTCTCGGTCACACCGGCGGACGCGACGATCACCGTGGACGGCGCGTTCGTCACCGGCGGCTCGATCGGGATCCAGCTCAAGAACGGCAAGAAGACGGTGCGGGTCGTGGCCAAGGCCGCCGGCTATCGCAGCTACGACAAGAAGTTGACGTACACCAGCGACGCCTCGGTCAACATCAAGCTGGTCAAGCGCTCGGGCGGCAGCAGCGGCGGCAGCAGCGGCGGCAGCAGCCACGGCCCGGGCGACAAGATCGACATCTGA
- a CDS encoding PEGA domain-containing protein, whose protein sequence is MGATRMRLGGIVMVMICAAASLALADEPAPDAGPDADPDVVEPDEAPAMDPAEAKAAARKLLDGGDAFLKKGDYFTRRKKAADAQAQYERALAAYQKAFELVPNPQILFPIAIALDKLGRTAEAARDYRRFLTQVAEPDPALKADAERRLEAAKLNVGVVSLVIVPDGTHVALSGTEIGVSPLADPLFLPAGDYTLSFTADGYQPLEQALTVETGSESERTFELNSIEIIVEPPRPPPPPKPEIIVPPAPSKVPLYIGGALTVGLLGGATAAGIMAIGRHGDFTSTDGTAQDREDARVSGRRLALVTDGLIAGTIVAAGVLSFYYVKVYRPKARVHGERARQRRETFDEYAIAPKVRLAPWVQAGGGGLVVAGDL, encoded by the coding sequence ATGGGAGCTACCCGGATGCGCCTCGGGGGCATCGTCATGGTCATGATCTGCGCGGCGGCGTCGCTGGCGCTCGCGGACGAGCCGGCGCCGGACGCCGGGCCCGACGCCGATCCTGACGTGGTCGAGCCCGACGAGGCGCCAGCGATGGATCCGGCCGAGGCCAAGGCCGCGGCCCGCAAGCTGCTCGACGGCGGCGACGCGTTCTTGAAGAAGGGCGACTACTTCACGCGGCGCAAGAAGGCCGCGGACGCCCAGGCCCAGTACGAGCGCGCGCTGGCCGCGTACCAGAAGGCGTTCGAGCTGGTGCCAAACCCGCAGATCCTGTTCCCGATCGCCATCGCCCTGGACAAGCTCGGGCGCACCGCCGAGGCCGCGCGCGACTACCGCCGGTTCTTGACCCAGGTCGCGGAGCCCGATCCGGCGCTCAAGGCCGACGCCGAGCGTCGGCTCGAGGCCGCCAAGCTCAACGTCGGCGTGGTCTCGCTGGTGATCGTGCCGGACGGCACCCACGTCGCGCTGTCCGGCACCGAGATCGGCGTGAGCCCGCTGGCCGATCCGCTGTTCCTGCCGGCCGGCGACTACACGCTGTCGTTCACCGCCGACGGCTACCAGCCGCTCGAGCAGGCGCTGACGGTCGAGACCGGCAGCGAGTCCGAGCGCACGTTCGAGCTGAACTCGATCGAGATCATCGTCGAGCCACCGCGGCCGCCGCCGCCGCCCAAGCCCGAGATCATCGTGCCGCCCGCGCCGAGCAAGGTGCCGCTGTACATCGGCGGCGCGCTCACGGTCGGGCTGCTCGGCGGCGCCACCGCCGCCGGGATCATGGCGATCGGCCGCCACGGCGACTTCACCAGCACCGACGGCACTGCGCAGGATCGCGAGGACGCGCGGGTGTCGGGGCGCCGGCTCGCGCTGGTGACCGACGGGCTGATCGCCGGCACGATCGTCGCCGCCGGCGTGCTCTCGTTCTATTACGTGAAGGTGTACCGACCCAAGGCGCGCGTCCACGGCGAGCGCGCCCGCCAGCGCCGCGAGACGTTCGACGAGTACGCGATCGCGCCCAAGGTTCGCCTGGCCCCGTGGGTCCAAGCGGGTGGCGGCGGTCTGGTCGTCGCTGGTGATCTGTAG
- the recO gene encoding DNA repair protein RecO, whose translation MTDGGAEVAFTTDALVLGRTAVGESDVIVTLFTRSHGRVGAVARGARRSKRRFAAGLEMLTVLAATLGRRRRGAELWSLEGTELVEDHRALASDPIMLGHASYALELVRELAPPEAVEPALLDLVVELWRALGAGPSPSLLRAFELTLCAQLGSAVVLDHCAACEAHELGAGAVFDPARGGVVCGACAARSTGLGVRPLDDEARAYLQQLADVPLIDARAVDAAPDVRVRGRDAMLSIVLHLVGHPLATLAYVTQVHGGLRRG comes from the coding sequence GTGACCGACGGGGGCGCCGAGGTCGCGTTCACCACCGACGCGCTCGTGCTCGGGCGCACCGCCGTCGGCGAGTCCGACGTGATCGTCACGCTGTTCACGCGCAGCCACGGCCGGGTGGGCGCGGTCGCGCGCGGCGCCCGACGCTCGAAGCGCCGGTTCGCCGCTGGGCTCGAGATGCTGACGGTGCTCGCGGCCACGCTCGGGCGGCGGCGGCGCGGCGCGGAGCTGTGGAGCCTCGAGGGCACCGAGCTGGTCGAGGATCACCGCGCGCTCGCCAGCGATCCGATCATGCTCGGGCACGCGAGCTACGCCCTCGAGCTGGTGCGCGAGCTGGCGCCGCCCGAGGCCGTCGAGCCGGCGCTGCTCGATCTGGTGGTCGAGCTGTGGCGGGCGCTGGGGGCCGGCCCGTCGCCGTCGCTGCTGCGCGCGTTCGAGCTGACGCTGTGCGCGCAGCTGGGCTCGGCGGTGGTGCTCGATCACTGCGCCGCGTGCGAGGCCCACGAGCTCGGCGCCGGCGCGGTGTTCGATCCGGCGCGGGGTGGCGTCGTGTGCGGCGCGTGCGCGGCTCGCTCGACCGGGCTGGGCGTGCGCCCGCTCGACGACGAGGCCCGGGCGTACCTGCAGCAGCTCGCGGACGTGCCGTTGATCGACGCGCGCGCGGTCGACGCCGCCCCCGACGTGCGGGTGCGCGGGCGCGACGCGATGCTGTCGATCGTGCTCCACCTGGTCGGGCACCCGCTGGCGACCCTCGCGTACGTCACCCAGGTCCACGGCGGGCTGCGCCGGGGCTGA
- a CDS encoding helix-turn-helix domain-containing protein yields the protein MTRATPRGPSPTTTPTTPPGKSGALVSAVERAARVSGRRMPSDGVVTDETASARSALSRWLVQGREARGFAREQVARVTRIPLRTLDSLEEARWHELPADVFVRGFLRGYARCVGLSVDEALARYSGCGFEAAPVASPQAQALLDSMASLAPMSSAARPMTAAPVTSVPRILSTAEQPAQVVAAAASVAAAPVVEAVPVVEAAASVEIAAAPPARRTTRRAATVTGPVTGARERDARGRFVRKSVEMAAAVVPEELRAEAEALFDEPSPVPPVASVSTLGATAPTVAEASEASEVVDPTPAAAAVAFAAVVTEPTPRASSSVRIVPPRLSRPLAAPTLTIDDDHPEEAEQAREERARARDGGWRSFLPPALLDQERGSRQGGLTLAVIILLIVATLTLSYLMRRPSSTGEGITRAPTPTSVELG from the coding sequence GTGACCCGCGCCACGCCTCGAGGCCCAAGTCCGACGACGACCCCGACGACCCCGCCCGGCAAGAGCGGCGCGCTGGTCTCGGCGGTGGAGCGTGCGGCCCGGGTTTCGGGCCGACGCATGCCCTCTGACGGCGTCGTCACCGACGAGACCGCCAGCGCCCGCAGCGCGCTGTCCCGGTGGCTGGTGCAGGGCCGCGAGGCCCGCGGTTTCGCCCGCGAGCAGGTGGCCCGCGTGACCCGGATCCCGCTGCGCACCCTCGACAGTCTCGAGGAAGCGCGCTGGCACGAGCTGCCGGCCGACGTCTTCGTGCGGGGCTTCCTGCGCGGCTACGCCCGCTGCGTCGGCCTGTCGGTCGACGAGGCCCTGGCGCGCTACAGCGGCTGTGGCTTCGAGGCCGCGCCGGTGGCGTCGCCGCAGGCCCAGGCGCTGCTCGACTCGATGGCGTCGCTCGCGCCGATGTCGTCGGCGGCCCGGCCGATGACCGCGGCCCCGGTGACCTCGGTCCCGCGCATCCTGAGCACCGCCGAGCAGCCCGCGCAGGTCGTCGCGGCCGCGGCGAGCGTCGCGGCCGCGCCGGTCGTCGAGGCCGTGCCGGTGGTCGAGGCCGCGGCGAGCGTCGAGATCGCCGCTGCACCGCCCGCCCGGCGCACGACGCGCCGCGCGGCTACCGTCACGGGCCCCGTCACCGGCGCGCGCGAGCGCGACGCCCGCGGTCGGTTCGTGCGCAAGAGCGTCGAGATGGCCGCGGCGGTCGTGCCGGAGGAGCTGCGGGCCGAAGCCGAGGCGCTGTTCGACGAGCCGTCGCCGGTGCCGCCCGTCGCGAGCGTGTCGACGCTCGGGGCGACTGCGCCGACCGTCGCCGAGGCGAGCGAGGCGAGCGAGGTGGTGGACCCGACGCCTGCGGCCGCGGCCGTGGCCTTCGCGGCGGTCGTGACCGAGCCGACGCCGCGGGCGTCGTCGTCAGTGCGGATCGTGCCGCCGCGGCTGAGCCGTCCGCTGGCCGCCCCGACCCTGACGATCGACGACGATCACCCCGAGGAGGCCGAGCAGGCCCGCGAGGAGCGCGCGCGGGCCCGCGACGGCGGCTGGCGCAGCTTCCTGCCGCCGGCGCTGCTCGACCAGGAGCGCGGGAGCCGCCAGGGCGGCCTGACGCTCGCGGTGATCATCCTGCTGATCGTGGCCACGCTGACGCTGTCGTACCTGATGCGGCGCCCGAGCTCGACCGGCGAGGGGATCACCCGCGCGCCGACGCCGACCTCGGTCGAGCTCGGGTGA
- a CDS encoding alpha/beta hydrolase has translation MTAPGPLDPTRTMTLTSSGGTTLHAEAFVPEAPRAVALMVHGYAEHCGRYREVAHVLHDAGCAVLGFDVRGHGRSSGKRGFIGSFREYREDLDAARAAAAALAPGAPLFLVAHSNGSLISLAALTDAVPFACVGAVLSSPFLALRLAVPAPKIWLARAASTIYPAFSQKNDLRPTDLTSDPAKQAERVADTLCHDVASARWFTEARAAQAKVEAHAGRIAVPTLWLIGGDDPIADPVASERIARTVPGADVRVLAGYKHEVWNERERSVPLAALAEFARTIAG, from the coding sequence ATGACCGCGCCCGGCCCGCTCGACCCGACCCGCACCATGACCTTGACGTCGTCGGGCGGGACCACGCTCCACGCCGAGGCCTTCGTGCCCGAGGCGCCGCGCGCAGTCGCGCTGATGGTCCACGGCTACGCCGAACACTGCGGCCGCTACCGCGAGGTCGCGCACGTGCTCCACGACGCCGGGTGCGCGGTGCTGGGGTTCGACGTCCGCGGCCACGGGCGCTCGTCGGGCAAGCGCGGCTTCATCGGCAGCTTCCGCGAGTACCGCGAGGACCTCGACGCCGCCCGCGCCGCTGCGGCCGCGCTGGCGCCCGGCGCGCCGCTGTTCCTGGTCGCGCACTCGAACGGCTCGCTGATCAGCCTCGCGGCGCTGACCGACGCCGTCCCGTTCGCGTGCGTCGGCGCGGTGCTGTCGTCGCCGTTCCTGGCGCTGCGCCTGGCGGTGCCGGCGCCGAAGATCTGGCTGGCCCGGGCGGCCAGCACGATCTACCCGGCGTTCTCGCAGAAGAACGACCTACGCCCGACCGACCTCACCAGCGATCCCGCCAAGCAGGCCGAGCGCGTCGCCGACACGCTGTGCCATGACGTGGCCTCGGCGCGCTGGTTCACCGAGGCGCGCGCGGCCCAGGCCAAGGTCGAGGCCCACGCTGGGCGCATCGCGGTGCCGACGCTGTGGCTGATCGGCGGCGACGATCCCATCGCCGATCCCGTGGCGTCCGAGCGGATCGCCCGGACCGTGCCGGGCGCCGACGTCCGGGTGCTGGCCGGCTACAAGCACGAGGTCTGGAACGAGCGCGAACGGTCGGTGCCGCTGGCCGCGCTGGCCGAGTTCGCGCGCACGATCGCGGGCTGA